The Streptomyces sp. V3I7 genome segment ACTGATCTCCCTCGTTCTGATCGTGGCCGTGGTCTACGTCCTCTTCCAGTACGTCTTTCCCTGGGCCGAGCCGCTGCTGCCCTTCAACGATGTGACGGTGGACAACCAGTGAGTGCGCGGATTCTCGTCGTCGACAACTACGACAGCTTCGTCTTCAACCTGGTCCAGTACCTGTACCAGCTGGGCGCCGAGTGCGAGGTGCTGCGCAACGACGAGGTGTCGACGGCGCACGCTCAGGACGGCTTTGACGGCGTGCTGCTGTCGCCGGGCCCCGGCACCCCCGAACAGGCCGGTGTCTGCGTCGAGATGGTGCGCCACTGCGCCGCCACCGGCGTCCCGGTCTTCGGCGTCTGCCTCGGCATGCAGTCGATGCAGGTGGCGTACGGCGGGGTGGTGGACCGCGCGCCCGAACTGCTCCACGGCAAGACCTCGTTGGTCGAGCACACCGACAAGGGCGTCTTCGCCGGACTTCCCTCCCCCTTCACCGCGACCCGGTACCACTCCCTGGCCGCCGAGCCGGCGACGGTTCCGCCGGAGCTGGAGGTCACGGCCCGTACGCACGACGGCATCATCATGGGCCTGCGCCACCGTGAACTGCCCGTCGAGGGCGTGCAGTTCCATCCGGAGTCGGTGCTGACCGAGCACGGGCACCGGATGCTGGCCAACTGGCTGGTGGAGTGCGGGGACCAGGACGCGGTGGCGAGGTCGGTGGGGCTCGCCCCAGTGGTGGGCAGGGCCACGGCGTGACCGCGCTGCGCCCGGAGCCCGAGACCGATGCCTCGTACGGGGATCAGTCGTACGAGGCATCCGGCGCGCTCGGCGGGGAGTGGTACGGCGAGGGCACGTACCAGGAGGGGTATCCCCGGGGATATCAGGAGGGGCACGGCGGCGGCTTCCCGGCGGGGCACCCCGGGACAGGACACCCCGGGGGCTACCCGCAGACGCCGTACGAGCAGCCGTACGAGCATCCCGCGGCCCGGTACGAGCACCCCACGGCCCCGTATCAGCAGCCGCCCGCCGAGGTTCCGCTCGAACCCGGCGAGGTCCCGTACGAGCCTCCCCGCGACCCGGAGACGGTGGCGCTGCGGCTCTCCGACACGGCGTCCGCCGCGGGAGCGTCCGCATCGGCCTCTGGGGCCTCGTCCGGCGTCTCCTCCGGCCCGGCTGCGGCGGGTGGCCGTGCGGCCCGCAGAAAGGCCGCCAAGCGGCGCGGTGGGCGGCACGGCGGCGGACGCGAGATGTCGCAGGCGTCGGCGTCGGCGGAGGAGTCGGTGTCGCAGGGACCGCTGTCCCGAGTGGAGGCCCGGCGTCAGGCGCGGCTGCGCAAGCCGAGCCCGTCGGTCGTCGCGAGCCGGGCGATCGGCGAGGTGTTCATCACCACTGGTGTGCTGATGCTGCTGTTCGTCACCTACCAGCTGTGGTGGACCAACGTCCGGGCGCACGCCCAGGCCGGCGACGAGACGAGCACGCTCCAGAACGACTGGGCGAGCGGCAAGCGGGCGCCGGGGTCGTTCGAGCCGGGGCAGGGGTTCGCCATCCTGCACATCCCCAAGCTGGACGTGGTGGTGCCGATCGCCGAGGGCGTCAGCAACAAGAGGGTGCTCGACAAGGGGATGGTCGGGCACTACGGCGAGGCCCCGCTGAAGACGGCCATGCCGGATGCGAAGACGGGCAACTTCGGCCTGGCGGCCCACCGCAACACGCACGGCGAACCGTTCCGCTACATCAACCGTCTCCAGTCCGGTGACGACGTCGTGGTCGAGACGCAGAGCAAGTACTTCGTGTACAAGGTGACGTCGATGCTTCCGGTGACGCAGCCGAGCAACACGAGCGTGCTGGACGCGGTCCCCAGGGGGTCGGGCTTCACCGGGCCCGGCCGGTACATCACCCTGACCACGTGCACGCCGGAGTTCACCAGCAAGTACCGGTTGATCGTCTGGGGCAAGATGGTCGAGGAACGGTCGCGCAGCAAGGGCAAGCCGGATGCGCTCGTCGAGTAAGGGCAGATGAACAGTGGCAGCGACCGCGGACGACACCGCAGAGCACACGGGAGCGGATTCCCCGGCGTCCGGCCCGCGCCCCTGGGGCACCGGCCGGGTCGCCACGGCGATCAGCGTCTTCGGTGAACTCCTCATCACGGCGGGCCTGGTGCTCGGCCTGTTCGTCGTCTACTCCCTGTGGTGGACGAACGTCGTCGCCGACCGCACGGCGCACAAGCAGGCCGACAAGGTCCGCGACGGCTGGGCGACCAAGGACACCGGTCCCGGCGCGCTGGACACCAAGAACGGCATCGGCTTCCTGCACGTTCCCTCGATGCACAACGGCGAGGTCCTGGTCGCGAAGGGCACGTCGACCGAGGTCCTGAACGAGGGCGTGGCCGGCTACTACACCGAGCCGATGAAGGCCACGCTCCCGATGGCCGGCAAGAAGGGCAACTTCACCCTGGCTGCCCACCGCGACGGGCACGGCGCCAAGTTCCACAACATCGACAAGGTGAGGAAGGGCGACCCGGTCGTCTTCGAGACGAAGGACAAGTGGTACGTCTACAAGGTCTACGGCATCCTCCCGGAGACCTCGAAGTACAACGTCAAGGTCGTCGCCCCGATCCCGAAGGAGTCCGGCAGGAAGAAGCCGGGCCGCTACATCACGCTGACGACCTGTACGCCGGTGTACACGTCCCGGTTCCGGTACGTGGTGTGGGGCGAGCTGGAGCGAGTGGAGAAGGTCGACAGCGAGCGGACGCCGCCGAAGGAGTTGCGTGGCTGACTGAGTTCCTAAGGGGAACCCAGTCGCCTAACATGACGGAGGCCCGAAGCCGCAACCATCTTTTGCGGCTTCGGGCCTTTCCGTGCGGAGGGGTCCTACTTCAGGACGCTCAGGACGCCCCCCGCGCTCCACTCCTCCAGCAAGCCACGGTGTACGGCGGTGATGCCGGCTTCGGTGGCGATGCTCAGGGCGTCGGGCGTGAAGCGAGGCGTCCATGGCGGCCATGACACCGGCCAGCGGGCGTTCCTTTCGCGGGCTCTCCAGCCTCCGTAGCCGGGCGTGGTGTTGCTGGAGCCGCCGCTCGATGTGCTGGACACCTGTGCGGAGCGCGATGAGCTCCCTGCGGTGTTCGCCCGAGGTTTCGTTGAGCGCGTTGAACATGGGGACGACTGTCTTGCCGAGGATGTGGGTGATGCGCTGGTCGATTCGGTCGTCGAGGGACACGGGGTTCGGCCGGGTGGAGTTTTCCACAGGTTGTGTGCGTGCCAGGTACTCCATGTCGAGGAGGTACGTGCGCACCTGACGGGCTACTTCGCTGTCCCGCAGGAGCATGGCGACGTTGAGGACGGCTCGACGCGACCAAAGGGCAAGGC includes the following:
- a CDS encoding aminodeoxychorismate/anthranilate synthase component II is translated as MSARILVVDNYDSFVFNLVQYLYQLGAECEVLRNDEVSTAHAQDGFDGVLLSPGPGTPEQAGVCVEMVRHCAATGVPVFGVCLGMQSMQVAYGGVVDRAPELLHGKTSLVEHTDKGVFAGLPSPFTATRYHSLAAEPATVPPELEVTARTHDGIIMGLRHRELPVEGVQFHPESVLTEHGHRMLANWLVECGDQDAVARSVGLAPVVGRATA
- a CDS encoding class E sortase; the encoded protein is MTALRPEPETDASYGDQSYEASGALGGEWYGEGTYQEGYPRGYQEGHGGGFPAGHPGTGHPGGYPQTPYEQPYEHPAARYEHPTAPYQQPPAEVPLEPGEVPYEPPRDPETVALRLSDTASAAGASASASGASSGVSSGPAAAGGRAARRKAAKRRGGRHGGGREMSQASASAEESVSQGPLSRVEARRQARLRKPSPSVVASRAIGEVFITTGVLMLLFVTYQLWWTNVRAHAQAGDETSTLQNDWASGKRAPGSFEPGQGFAILHIPKLDVVVPIAEGVSNKRVLDKGMVGHYGEAPLKTAMPDAKTGNFGLAAHRNTHGEPFRYINRLQSGDDVVVETQSKYFVYKVTSMLPVTQPSNTSVLDAVPRGSGFTGPGRYITLTTCTPEFTSKYRLIVWGKMVEERSRSKGKPDALVE
- a CDS encoding class E sortase, whose protein sequence is MAATADDTAEHTGADSPASGPRPWGTGRVATAISVFGELLITAGLVLGLFVVYSLWWTNVVADRTAHKQADKVRDGWATKDTGPGALDTKNGIGFLHVPSMHNGEVLVAKGTSTEVLNEGVAGYYTEPMKATLPMAGKKGNFTLAAHRDGHGAKFHNIDKVRKGDPVVFETKDKWYVYKVYGILPETSKYNVKVVAPIPKESGRKKPGRYITLTTCTPVYTSRFRYVVWGELERVEKVDSERTPPKELRG
- a CDS encoding restriction endonuclease produces the protein MIDQTALLESKALRDSVLDRTDVLDRVKALSLLPDGMHVTTAMVAAYFEVAETVINNLLSRHRQELESNGLHVLRGPDLQQFKELNLSSYPGSYPQPRSSLALWSRRAVLNVAMLLRDSEVARQVRTYLLDMEYLARTQPVENSTRPNPVSLDDRIDQRITHILGKTVVPMFNALNETSGEHRRELIALRTGVQHIERRLQQHHARLRRLESPRKERPLAGVMAAMDASLHARRPEHRHRSRHHRRTPWLAGGVERGGRPERPEVGPLRTERPEAAKDGCGFGPPSC